The DNA region GGGATAGGGATATCGAAAGGAAATCAGATCATATTTGCCAATAAGGCTTTATTACGAATGTTAAATTACGATGATCTTGAGGAATTTAAAAAAATACCTTTATTAGACCACGTTGCCCCATCTTCGCGTCAATTAATCACTGAACGGATGACGATGATAGCTGAAGGGGAAATCCCTCCACCGGAATATGAATACGATATAATATCTAAGGGAGGGCTGATCAGGACGTTTCTCGCTTCCAACATTCGTTTATCATTAGGAAAAGAGTTTTATATTCAATCAACTTTCCAGGACATTACAGAGCGCAAGCGAGCGGAGGAGGCTCGTGAACGTACCCATAATGAAATGGAGAATCTCCTTAACAATTTAACCGATGCTATTTTTTCGGTGGATGCTGTTAAAAATACAATGATGATTGTTTCACCCGCACACCAGACAGTGTTTGGCTACCCGCCATCAGAATTTTTTAAAAATCCGCAATTATGGTACGAACAAGTTATCCCGGAAGATAAACCAATCATAGATGCGGGTTATCCGGTTTTATTTGCAGGTAATAATCTTCAGCATCAGGTCAGGATAGTTCATCCCGATGGGCAAATACGATGGATTGAAGCAAGATTGAGACCGACACTGGATATTGAAGGAAAACTTGTTCGGGTAGATGGGATTGTTGCCGACATTACCGAGCGCAAACGGATAGAGGAGGCGCTGCGGGCGAGCGAAGAACGCTTCAGAAAAGTCTTTGAAAGGGCTCACCTGGGCATTGTCATCACCTCGCCATCATTTAAATTTGAGAAAGTTAATCCGGCTTTTTGCCGCTTAATGGGATACTCGGCGGATGAACTCATTTCCATGACATTCGCAGATATAACACACCCGGATTACCTCAAGAAGGATATGGAGAATGTAAAGAAAGTCGGACGGGGCGAAATACCCTTCTATCAAACCGAGAAGCGATATATCAAAAAGAACGGCGATGTACTATGGGGTAACCTTATCGTTTCGAGTATCCGCGATGAGCACGGCGCGTTGCAATATTATCTTTCCATGGTAAATGACATTACCGAACGCAAGATAGCGGAAGAGGCGCTGCGCGAAGTGAATCAACGCTTTGAAGCCCATATATCCAACTCCCCCCTCGCTGTTATCGAGTTCGACCCCCAATTTCGTGTCGTCAAGTGGTCTGGCGCGGCAGAACGAATATTCGGCTGGAGTCAGGATGAAATCCTCGGCAAAGCAATTACTGAAATGCCCTGGGTCTTCGAGGAGGACATGGAATCAGTACAACAAGTGTCTGAAGACATGCTTACCGCCCGGCGTCCAAGTAACCTGAACATCAACCGCAATTACACAAAAAACGGATCGATTATTCAATGCGAATGGTATAACTCTGCTATCTATGATGAGCAGGGACAAATGAGATCAATCTTATCACTCGTACTGGACATCACCGAACGAAAATGGGCAGAACGTCGTCAATTACTTTCGGCTGAAATCCTGGGGATTCTTAATGAGGATATTGCCTTCTCTGATGCTGTTAAAAATATTCTCATCGCAATCAAACAGGAAACGGGATTCGATGCGGTTGGGATTCGCCTTCGAACCGGCGATGACTTTCCGTATTTTGTCCAGAACGGTTTTTCCGAGGATTTTCTGCGCACGGAGAATACACTCATTGTCCGTGAAAAAGGTGGCGATGTCTGCAGGGATGAAAACGGCAACATTTCCCTCGAATGCACCTGCGGGCTGGTACTTTCCGGGAAAACCGATCCGTCAAATCCTCTTTGTACACCGGGGGGAAGTTTCTGGACAAACGATTCGATTCCTCTCTTAGACCTTATGGCCGACCAGGATCCGAGGCTTCATCCGCGGAACCGCTGCATACATGAAGGCTTCCAGTCCGTTGCGCTGATTCCCATCCGCGTGAAAGAGGAGATTGTTGGTCTGCTGCAGCTCAATGATCGTAAAAAAGGGCGCTTAACGCTCGACAGGATTCGCTTTTTTGAGGGGATCAGCGAAAGCATTGGCATAGCGATTATGCGCAAACAGTCTGAAGATGCGCTGCGGGAGAGCGAGGAGCGATTAAGGCTGGCGCAGAAAGCCACCAACGATGTGATATGGGATTGGAATATTGTCAATGATCAACAGATGTGGAATGAATCGGGTGCTGTCGTTTTCGGCTGGACAGATATAGTAACAGTTCCGCAAACCGCTGCCTGGTGGGTTGAGAAAGTGCATCCAGAAGATCGTCAGCGAGTCGATGATGGATTTTTCACCGTAATAAATAATCCAACCGAATCCCGCTGGCAAGATGAATACCGGTTTTTAAAGTCCGATGGAAGCTACGCCCATGTGGTGGACAGAGGGTATGTTATTCGGGATACTCAAGGCAAGGCTGTCCGCATGATCGGCGCCATGCTTGACATCACCGAGCGGAAGAAAGCTGAAGAGTTGCTTTTTCTTTCAAAGCAAAAGTTGGAACAACACGTTAAGCAGACACTGTTCGCTGTCATCGAATGGGACATCGATTTCAGAGTCAGAGAATGGAATACCGCAGCCCAACAGATTTTCGGTTATACAAAAGAAGAAGCTCTGGGACAGCATGCCAGCTTCATTATTTCCGAATCCGCAAGAGAACATGTGGATGCTGTATGGCAGGCACTTCTGGTTCAAAAGGGCGGTCGCAGGTCGATGAACATGAACATCCGAAAAGACAGCCAGATTATTTCCTGCGATTGGTTCAATACTCCTTTGACGGATACTCAGGGAAAGACTACAGGTGTAATTTCACTCGCCATGGATGTTACCGCAAAAATACAAGCTGAGGATGCGTTGAAAAAGAGTGAGATACGATATCATGAACTGTTTAGCAATATAAGCAGCGGAGTTGCTATATATGAAGCGCGAGATAATGGGAACGATTTTATTTTCAAGGACATGAACAAAGCCGGCGAACGAATAGATAACGACCGGAGGGAAAATGTTTTAGATAAGAGCGTTTTAGAGGTACGGCCGGGGATTAATGAATTTGGGCTGCTCGATGTATTTAAACGAGTATGGAAAACCGGTATTCCCGAATATTTACCCGTGAGTCTATACCATGATGAGCGGTTGACAAAATGGTATGAAAATTTTGTCTATAAGCTTCCTACCGGTGAAATAGTAGCAGTCTACGATGATGTGACCGAGCGTAAAAAGTCTGAAGATGCGCTGCGGGAGAGCGAGGAGCGCTTTCAGCAGCTGTTCGATCATATGGCAGATGGAGTTGCCGTCTATCAGGCGGTGGATGAGGGTCAGGATTTTGTCATTGTGGACATCAACAAAACGGGACAATCCCTCAGCCATGTTCGCCTGGACGAGGCGGTTGGCCGACGGGTCACCGAGGTCTTTCCGGGAGTGGAGCGGATAGGGCTTCTGGACGTATTCCGTCGCGTCTGGCGAACCGGCAGGCCAGAGCATCATCCGCTCACGGAGTACAAGGATGGCCGCATCAAGGAGTGGGTGGAGAACTATGTATATAAGCTTCCTTCGGGATTGATCGTCGCGATTTATGAAGACACTTCCGAGAAGCATCGGGCGGAGGAGTTACTCAGGGAAAGCGAGGAACGGCTTGATTCGATAGTGCGTACAATCCCTGACATCATTTATCGACTCGATTCTGAAGGGAAAATTGTATTTGTAAATAGTGCAGTAGAACAGTACGGTTATACAACTGATGAGTTAATCGGCAGAGATATACTTGATTTTGTATGTCCCCGTGATAGGGAAAAGGCTTCATACAGACTTAATGAGAGAAGAACTGGTGACAGGCATACGAAATCTTTCGAGATACGGTTGATGCGTAAGGATCAGGTCTGTATAGAATTTGATATAAAATCAGATATAGTTTCCAGCATGCCGGTATTTAGTGTTGATGCCGAAGGGATCTATATAGCCCAGGGGACCAAAAATCAGGTGTTTTTGGGTACACAGGGAATCGCCCGCGACATCACCGACCGTAAGCATTACGAGGAGGAAAAGGCTAAACTCGAAGCCCAACTCGCCCATGCCCAGAAGATGGAGTCGATTGGCTTGCTGGCCGGCGGTATCGCCCACGACTTCAACAATATTCTCTCGATCATTCTCGGATTCGCCCAGATCGCAAAAGAGGACACTATACCTCCCGGCAGTTCCATCATCGAATCTCTCGATGAAATCGAAAAGGCGGGATTACGGGCAAGCGATCTTGTCAAACAGATACTGGCTTTCAGCCGGAAATCCCAGACCGAGCGTCAGCCGTTCAAGGTCGGCCTCGTTATCAAGGAATGCATAAAAATGCTCAGGGCTTCCCTGCCTTCTACCATCGATATCAAGTACACAGATACATCATCGTCCGATCTGATTCTCGCCGGGCCCGCTCAGATAGAACAGATCGTCATGAATCTCAGTACAAACGCCAGCCATGCAATGCGCGATAAAGGTGGAGTGTTAAAGGTTACCCTGGAAGACGTTGTCTTCGATACCAATAACATAACATTGTATCCCGGCCTTGTCCCCGGTGAATATTCAAAAATCACGTTCTCGGATACCGGATACGGTATGGACCCCCAAATACTGCCCCATGTGTTCGAGCCGTACTTCACAACGAAGAAAAAAGGCGAAGGAACCGGTTTGGGACTGTCGGTGGTTTATGGAATCGTGAAAAGCCTGGGAGGGAATATCAGCGTATCGAGCACGATTGGCGTCGGAACAACATTCGAGATTCTGATTCCGAAGTACCTGAAGAAAGAAATTACGACAGAGGAAAAGCCTGCCTTGTTCAAAGGAGGAAGGGAAAGTATACTAGTGGTTGATGATGAATCGCAGATTGTCGATATTGAAATGAAGATGTTGAAAAATCTCGGGTATTACGTCACCGGATTTACGAAAAGCGAAGATGCGCTCGGTTTCTTCACCGCCAATTCCGGTTCATTCGATGTTGTGATCACCGACCAGACGATGCCGATGATGACGGGTGACGAATTAGCCGCAGAGCTGTTAACGATTTGTCCTGATCTTCCAATAATTCTTTGTACGGGGCACAGCGATCGTATCGATGAAAAATATATCAGTAAAATCGGTATAAAGGCGCTGTTGTTCAAGCCGGTTACCGTCGCCAATCTGGCTAAGACCATCAGAAAGGTTCTGGATGATGAATAAAGCAGTGAAAAACGATATTCCAAAAGCCGGTATATTGATTATCGACGATGACAAGGCTTTCTGCAAGATGCTGTCGGTGAAGCTGAAATCGTCAGGGTATGGTACAGTTTCCGTTCAAACTATCGCGGAAGGGCTGCGGACTGTTACAGAAGGTGCGTTCGATGTCGTGTATCTCGACGTCAATCTTCCCGACGGGAACGGACTCGATCTGCTGCCCCGATTGCGGAGCATCGAATCATCGCCCGAGGTTATCATTATCACGGGAGCGGGAAAACCCGATGGCGCGGAGCTGGCCATAAAGTGCGGCGCGTGGGATTATATCCAGAAAGGTTCCACACTGAACTCGATGATACTTCCCCTCATCCGTGCACTCGATTACAGGAAAGAAAAGAAAAAGTCATCGATTCCAATCTGCCTTGAGCGTTCCCATATTATCGGAGACAGTGAAGCGATCAATGTCAGCCTCGACAGGATTGCGAAAGCGGCGAACAGCGATACCAATGTCCTGATAACCGGCGAGACAGGCGTGGGGAAAGAACTCTTCGCTCAGGCCATTCACAAGAACAGCCGTCGCAGCGAAAATAATTTCGTTGTAGTCGACTGCGCATCGCTTCCTGAAACCCTTATAGAGAGCATCCTTTTCGGACAT from bacterium includes:
- a CDS encoding PAS domain S-box protein; the protein is MTAKKQGKAKKFETALASMFTDITDGRLAKETLRESVEIYRSILKASPDAITTTDLDGHILMVSPAALTMFGYEREDELAGHLVTDFIFPEDRDKALSNIALMLQGIMTGPGEYRGLRADGSTFEIEANGELIRGADGQPTNIIFVIRDITGRKRAEKELRKSEELFKSMVHNSDDLTILTDDKGIVIYLSPQCESILGYPSDKFIGQTMPDIIYPDDFAKCQLAWEQVFHHGQELRDFEYRIIDGKQEVRWISHSARLVKVDGKVLGMQNTIRNITKRKQGMRALRESEERHRTILQTAMDGFWLVDMQGRLLEVNDAYCRMSGYSEQELLAMSIPDLEVTESAADTAAHIQKIIAQGEDRFESRHRRKDRSIFTVEISVKYRPVKGGLFAGFMRDITERKRLEDVLRMSEEKYRSLVDNSNESILVAQDGLLKFVNNRTSELTGYSEQELTAMPFSEFIHPDDRDMVVGNYLSRIKGEALQPKYEFRITTRDGVVKWVEINAVMIEWESKPATLNFISDVSERKRTEEALRESEDKYRTIVEQSVMGIGISKGNQIIFANKALLRMLNYDDLEEFKKIPLLDHVAPSSRQLITERMTMIAEGEIPPPEYEYDIISKGGLIRTFLASNIRLSLGKEFYIQSTFQDITERKRAEEARERTHNEMENLLNNLTDAIFSVDAVKNTMMIVSPAHQTVFGYPPSEFFKNPQLWYEQVIPEDKPIIDAGYPVLFAGNNLQHQVRIVHPDGQIRWIEARLRPTLDIEGKLVRVDGIVADITERKRIEEALRASEERFRKVFERAHLGIVITSPSFKFEKVNPAFCRLMGYSADELISMTFADITHPDYLKKDMENVKKVGRGEIPFYQTEKRYIKKNGDVLWGNLIVSSIRDEHGALQYYLSMVNDITERKIAEEALREVNQRFEAHISNSPLAVIEFDPQFRVVKWSGAAERIFGWSQDEILGKAITEMPWVFEEDMESVQQVSEDMLTARRPSNLNINRNYTKNGSIIQCEWYNSAIYDEQGQMRSILSLVLDITERKWAERRQLLSAEILGILNEDIAFSDAVKNILIAIKQETGFDAVGIRLRTGDDFPYFVQNGFSEDFLRTENTLIVREKGGDVCRDENGNISLECTCGLVLSGKTDPSNPLCTPGGSFWTNDSIPLLDLMADQDPRLHPRNRCIHEGFQSVALIPIRVKEEIVGLLQLNDRKKGRLTLDRIRFFEGISESIGIAIMRKQSEDALRESEERLRLAQKATNDVIWDWNIVNDQQMWNESGAVVFGWTDIVTVPQTAAWWVEKVHPEDRQRVDDGFFTVINNPTESRWQDEYRFLKSDGSYAHVVDRGYVIRDTQGKAVRMIGAMLDITERKKAEELLFLSKQKLEQHVKQTLFAVIEWDIDFRVREWNTAAQQIFGYTKEEALGQHASFIISESAREHVDAVWQALLVQKGGRRSMNMNIRKDSQIISCDWFNTPLTDTQGKTTGVISLAMDVTAKIQAEDALKKSEIRYHELFSNISSGVAIYEARDNGNDFIFKDMNKAGERIDNDRRENVLDKSVLEVRPGINEFGLLDVFKRVWKTGIPEYLPVSLYHDERLTKWYENFVYKLPTGEIVAVYDDVTERKKSEDALRESEERFQQLFDHMADGVAVYQAVDEGQDFVIVDINKTGQSLSHVRLDEAVGRRVTEVFPGVERIGLLDVFRRVWRTGRPEHHPLTEYKDGRIKEWVENYVYKLPSGLIVAIYEDTSEKHRAEELLRESEERLDSIVRTIPDIIYRLDSEGKIVFVNSAVEQYGYTTDELIGRDILDFVCPRDREKASYRLNERRTGDRHTKSFEIRLMRKDQVCIEFDIKSDIVSSMPVFSVDAEGIYIAQGTKNQVFLGTQGIARDITDRKHYEEEKAKLEAQLAHAQKMESIGLLAGGIAHDFNNILSIILGFAQIAKEDTIPPGSSIIESLDEIEKAGLRASDLVKQILAFSRKSQTERQPFKVGLVIKECIKMLRASLPSTIDIKYTDTSSSDLILAGPAQIEQIVMNLSTNASHAMRDKGGVLKVTLEDVVFDTNNITLYPGLVPGEYSKITFSDTGYGMDPQILPHVFEPYFTTKKKGEGTGLGLSVVYGIVKSLGGNISVSSTIGVGTTFEILIPKYLKKEITTEEKPALFKGGRESILVVDDESQIVDIEMKMLKNLGYYVTGFTKSEDALGFFTANSGSFDVVITDQTMPMMTGDELAAELLTICPDLPIILCTGHSDRIDEKYISKIGIKALLFKPVTVANLAKTIRKVLDDE